TCACGAGCTTCTTGCCGTTCCGCTCGATGGTCATATTGAACTCGTCGTCCCCTTGGGGGTTCCCCAGCATCTCGCGCTGCTCCTTGGTCAGGTCGCTAAGTTTGAGGTAGCCCTGGGATTTCATGAGTTCCCATTGCCGGTCGCTGACTGAGGCAAACAGCTTGTCCATGTTTTCGACATGGATCTTCATGGCTTTCTTGGCTTCTTCTCGGGCTTTGCCGGCTTCTTGCTTGGCTTTGTCGATCTCGATTTTGACCCGGCCCATTTCTTTGTCGAACTCGTCTTTGTCAAATCCTTTGAATTCGAACTTCATGTTCTTGAGTTCTTCTTTCATCTTGGCCATTTCCTTATCGAACTCGGCCTTTTCCTCCGGAGTCATCTTGTCGAAATCTTTGCCATTGAACTTGAAGTCCATATCAGGCATGTGGAAATCCATGTCGGGCATATGGAAATCGAACCGAAAGTTCTTCATCGACTCGCCGAACTCTTGCATCGACTTCCGGAATTCGGCCATTCCTTTTTCGAACTCGGCTTTTTCTTCCGGGGTCATCTGATCCCATTCTTTGCCTCCGTTTGGCAACATGGGGAATGCGCCGAAATCGGGCCCATCCTTGAGGACCCATACGTCGCCTTCTTTGGATGCGGACAGGCCGAGGGCTTTGGCGACGGCCCTCGCGATTTCATCGCGGTCGGCGGAAGCAAGGTTCACCTCGAACTTCTTGTCTTTCGGGATTTCCGTCGTTTCGACAATGTATTTGGTGCCCTGCTCCTTCATGTAATTGAGCATTTGGGTGGCCGTCATCTCCTGCTTCCCAAAGATCGGCTCGGGGGCATTCGATTCGGCAACGGCCTTGTTCTGGGCGATGGCGACGCCAAGCGCGCCGGCGACGACGATGGTTCCTGCGATTGCGGTGACGGCTCTCATAGTGTGTTCCCTCTTAAACCTACAAAACGCATTACACGGATCGGGCCCCTGGGGGTTCCGCGATGCCCCACAATTTTTTTGGGAATGGGCCCCTCCGTCCCTCACCAGTCCCGGGGGATACGGCTCAACCGCGCCGGGTCCGGGTACCATCCCGCCCTGCTTTGACTCCTTGCCCCGGTTTGCCGGGGCCAAAGCCAACCCAGTCCACAAGGAGCTGAACATTCAATGGATCAACGGAATTACGAAGCCTTCTACATCATCCCCGGCAACCTGACCGACGCCGAAGTGCAAGAGGTCGCCGACCACTTCAAGGAAGTCGTCGAAAAGAACGGCGGCACCGTCGAATCGGCCGGAAAATGGGAAAAGCGGAAGCTTGCCTATGAGCTCAACGGGCACCGCGACGGCAACTATGTGCTGATGAAATTCGCCGCCACCGCCCAAGTGCCAAACGAGCTTAACCGCCTCATGCGGATCAACGACACCGTTATCCGGCACCGCATTGACCGGTTGGCCTAAACCGGCTAAACTAACAGCATGAGCGTCAACAGCGTCGTCCTGATCGGCCGGCTGACCCGCGACCCCGAGGTCCGGACCACCCAAACCGGCAAACAGGTCGCCAACTTCAGCATCGCCGTCCAGCGTCGCTTCAAAGGCAACGACGGCGTGGATGTCGATTTCTTCAACGTTTCCACTTGGGGCAACTCGGCCGACTTTGTTGCTAACTACTTGGGCAAGGGCCGGCTAGTCGCCGTTGAAGGGCGATTGCAGTCCCGGAAATACACGACCCAAGATGGAGCTCAAAGGGAAGTCGTTGAAATCGTGGCCGAAAACGTCCAGGGTCTGGATCGGCCCCGTGACGACCAAGGCTATGAAGGTGGGGGCGGAGGCGGCCAACGGCAGCAATCCGCTGCCCCCGCCGATGATGAGTTCGACCCCTTTGCCGACTGACCACCCATGCCCGACCTCGACGACTTGGGCTTTTTGACCCGCCATGACCCGATGGACATGGCGGGTCTCACTTTGGGGTTTGCCGACCAATGCGCAAGGGCGGTGCAAATCGCCCAAGATGCCCCACTCCCAAAAGCGTTTGCCACCCCCGACCATGCCTTGGTCACGGGACTGGGCGGGAGTGCCGCAGGGGGCGACCTTTTGGCCGCCCTTTTTGTTGAGCAGGGCAAAATCCCGCTCTTTGTCAACCGGGATTACACGGTGCCCCACTTTGTCGGCACCGGCTCGCTGGTGTTTGTGTGCAGCTATTCGGGAAACACCGAAGAGACCATTTCAGCCTATTTGGATGCGCGCAAAAAGGGGGCTTCCATCATTGCCGTCACAAGTGGCGGCAAAATCGGGGAGATGGCCCAAGCCGACGGGTTCCCCACCGTGACGGTTCCGGGAGGGCAACCCCCGCGCACTGCCATGGGGTTCATGCTGATGCCTCTCATCGTGGCCAGCGGGCAACTGGGGCTCATCCCCAACCAGGATTTTGATGGGGCAGTCGCCGCTGCCCGGCAAACCGCCGAAGAGTGCGGGTTCAGCACGCCAACCGCTGACAACCCCGCCAAACAGCTTGCGTTGAGCCTGCATGGGAAGATCGCCGCGCTTTATGGGGCTGGAAACTGGCAGTTCGCCATTGCTCAACGCTGGCGAGGGCAGATCAATGAAAACGCCAAGGAAATGGCGTTGACCCACCAATTCCCCGAACTGTGCCACAACGAGATCCTGGGCTGGGAGGGAGCCTCGTCACAAGGGGTGGCGGCGTGGGAATCGGTCGTCTTGATGGGGGGGGACGAAGGTGAGCGCCTGAAAAAGAGGATCGAATCGACATGCAGGCTCATCGGCAATGCGGCGCATTTCCATTTCATCGCCGCCCACGGGTCTTCGCGGCTGGCCCAAATGCTCAGCCTTGCCCACTTCGGCGACTGGCTTTCGCTCTACCTGGCCGCATTGGGTGACCGCGACCCCGGCCAAATGAAAGCCATCGACGCGCT
Above is a genomic segment from Armatimonadota bacterium containing:
- the rpsF gene encoding 30S ribosomal protein S6 — encoded protein: MDQRNYEAFYIIPGNLTDAEVQEVADHFKEVVEKNGGTVESAGKWEKRKLAYELNGHRDGNYVLMKFAATAQVPNELNRLMRINDTVIRHRIDRLA
- a CDS encoding single-stranded DNA-binding protein, with amino-acid sequence MSVNSVVLIGRLTRDPEVRTTQTGKQVANFSIAVQRRFKGNDGVDVDFFNVSTWGNSADFVANYLGKGRLVAVEGRLQSRKYTTQDGAQREVVEIVAENVQGLDRPRDDQGYEGGGGGGQRQQSAAPADDEFDPFAD
- a CDS encoding bifunctional phosphoglucose/phosphomannose isomerase, whose product is MPDLDDLGFLTRHDPMDMAGLTLGFADQCARAVQIAQDAPLPKAFATPDHALVTGLGGSAAGGDLLAALFVEQGKIPLFVNRDYTVPHFVGTGSLVFVCSYSGNTEETISAYLDARKKGASIIAVTSGGKIGEMAQADGFPTVTVPGGQPPRTAMGFMLMPLIVASGQLGLIPNQDFDGAVAAARQTAEECGFSTPTADNPAKQLALSLHGKIAALYGAGNWQFAIAQRWRGQINENAKEMALTHQFPELCHNEILGWEGASSQGVAAWESVVLMGGDEGERLKKRIESTCRLIGNAAHFHFIAAHGSSRLAQMLSLAHFGDWLSLYLAALGDRDPGQMKAIDALKDELSRLG